One window from the genome of Alnus glutinosa chromosome 13, dhAlnGlut1.1, whole genome shotgun sequence encodes:
- the LOC133854822 gene encoding disease resistance protein RPV1-like isoform X2, whose protein sequence is MDRQESQTTSSARPCLKRKLDPEFQGQDQARKILVVEDPNRDVQSNSTATSASFSRPHWNYDVFLSFRGETRKNFTDHLYSALVRVGIRTFRDDEELRRGKTISTELLNAIRGSRISIVVFSKGYASSRWCLDELVEIVHCRNTTGHTLLPLFYHVNPSDVRRQAGTFAEAFAKHEERFQTDMERVQRWRVALTEAANCSGWNLESLANGYESSFIEKIVAQVSCEVEPIGMNVARHPIGINYRVDRVKNLLNLGTSDVRIVGIYGMGGIGKTTIAKAAYNQICYGFEGSSCLLNIKEISEQPNGLVRLQEQLLCDILKMKDLKIDNVDRGINLIKKRIHGKKVLVVLDDVDDMKQLHALVGNAEWFGPGSRVIATTRDEHVLIKLGVHGKYKVEELGEEESLQLFNLNAFGMRHPKEDYLELSIGAMKYCRGLPLALEVLGSFLLGRSVGEWKSELEKLQKIPHHQIQEILRISLKSLDDGTMDIFLDIACFFIGMDKEYVIKILDGCGFFPVIGIIILAQRSLVTIDHGNKFRMHDLIRDMGREIIREKSPNLPGKRSRLWFREDVLNVLRKHTGSKTVEALILNFSVLEDVNLNTEAFANMKNLRLLQINAVHLTGSYEHLSKELRWLCWHKSSLTFLPQNFHLENLVILDMQHSNLKQVWKKNKIFNKLKVLNLSNSKYLTKSPDFSQVPQLEILILEGCISLVQVHESIGNLERLVSLNLEGCKNLRNLPRSISNLKSLETFNLSGCLKVDKLPEELGNMMALTKLLADGTAIKQLPFSFGLLKNLKTLLLSGFKEQSAKSWLSLLSSWMSQKSLNPVSLLPASISGLRSLTEINISGRNLSEDGIPIDLGSLSSLWNLDLSRNNFHNLPDCIRHLPKLYFLWLGECTTLQSISGLPASVGVLDASGCTSVERLSILPNHKSRQFFVLRNCHKLTEIQGLENLEFTSIIHTEGCNNLAYDFRSYLQ, encoded by the exons TCAAACTCAACCGCCACTAGTGCCTCCTTTTCCAGACCCCATTGGAATTACGACGTCTTCCTGAGTTTTAGAGGTGAAACCCGCAAGAACTTCACCGATCACCTCTACTCCGCCTTGGTGCGAGTCGGAATTCGTACATTCCGAGATGATGAGGAGCTTCGAAGAGGAAAGACCATCTCTACCGAGCTACTCAATGCGATTCGTGGATCGAGGATTTCCATTGTGGTATTCTCTAAAGGCTATGCTTCTTCCCGGTGGTGCCTTGATGAACTTGTGGAGATCGTGCATTGTAGGAATACCACAGGCCACActcttcttcctttattttatcACGTGAACCCCTCGGATGTCCGAAGACAAGCCGGAACTTTTGCTGAAGCATTTGCTAAGCATGAAGAGCGGTTTCAGACTGATATGGAGAGAGTGCAGAGGTGGAGAGTAGCTCTTACTGAAGCTGCAAATTGTTCCGGCTGGAATTTGGAAAGTCTTGCAAATGG GTATGAATCAAGCTTCATTGAGAAGATTGTTGCACAAGTTTCCTGTGAAGTGGAACCCATTGGCATGAATGTTGCTAGACACCCAATAGGAATAAATTATCGTGTTGATCGggttaaaaatttattaaatcttGGAACAAGTGACGTTCGCATTGTAGGCATTTACGGGATGGGTGGAATAGGTAAAACAACCATCGCAAAAGCTGCCTATAACCAAATATGTTATGGATTTGAAGGAAGTAGTTGTCttttaaacattaaagaaaTTTCAGAACAGCCTAATGGTTTAGTTCGATTACAAGAACAACTTCTTTgtgatatattaaaaatgaagGATTTGAAGATCGACAATGTTGATCGAGGAATCAATTTGATTAAGAAAAGAATTCATGGAAAAAAAGTTCTTGTTGTTCTTGATGACGTGGATGACATGAAACAATTACACGCATTAGTCGGAAACGCAGAATGGTTTGGTCCGGGAAGTAGAGTCATTGCAACAACTAGAGATGAACATGTGCTAATTAAACTTGGCGTACACGGAAAATATAAGGTTGAAGAATTGGGAGAGGAGGAGTCTCTTCAACTTTTCAATTTGAATGCCTTCGGCATGCGTCATCCAAAAGAAGATTACTTGGAGCTTTCAATTGGTGCAATGAAGTATTGCAGAGGACTTCCATTAGCTCTTGAagttttgggttcttttttATTAGGAAGAAGTGTTGGTGAATGGAAAAGCGAattggaaaaattacaaaaaattccTCACCACCAGATTCAAGAAATACTTCGAATAAGTTTAAAATCACTAGATGATGGTACAATGGACATATTTCTTGATATTGCATGCTTTTTTATCGGTATGGATAAAGAATATGTCATCAAAATACTTGATGGATGTGGTTTCTTTCCGGTTATTGGTATCATTATTCTCGCTCAGAGATCCCTAGTGACAATTGATCATGGAAATAAGTTCAGGATGCATGATCTTATTCGAGATATGGGAAGGGAGATTATTCGTGAAAAGTCACCCAATTTGCCAGGAAAACGTAGTAGGTTGTGGTTTCGCGAGGACGTCTTAAATGTATTACGCAAGCATACG GGATCGAAAACAGTGGAGGCTCTCATCTTAAATTTCTCTGTACTTGAAGATGTAAATTTGAATACTGAAGCATTTGCAAATATGAAGAATTTGAGATTGCTACAAATCAATGCTGTACATCTCACAGGATCCTATGAACATCTCTCTAAAGAGCTAAGATGGCTTTGTTGGCATAAGTCCTCTTTGACATTTCTACCACAAAATTTTCATCTAGAGAACCTTGTTATTCTTGATATGCAACATAGTAATCTCAAACAAGTTTGGAAGAAGAACAAA aTATTCAACAAGTTGAAGGTCCTTAATCTCAGCAATTCCAAATATCTCACCAAATCACCAGACTTTTCTCAAGTGCCACAACTGGAAATACTAATACTTGAAGGTTGCATAAGCTTGGTTCAGGTTCATGAGTCCATTGGAAATCTGGAAAGACTCGTTTCGCTAAATTTAGAAGGATGTAAGAACTTGAGGAATCTTCCAAGAAGCATTTCTAATTTAAAATCTCTTGAAACTTTTAACTTGTCCGGCTGTTTAAAAGTTGACAAGTTACCAGAAGAATTGGGGAATATGATGGCTTTAACGAAATTGCTTGCGGATGGAACTGCTATTAAGCAACTACCATTCTCCTTTGGTCTTTTGAAGAATTTGAAAACTCTATTATTATCTGGATTTAAAGAACAATCCGCAAAATCTTGGTTGTCACTTCTCTCATCATGGATGTCACAAAAAAGCTTAAACCCAGTAAGTTTGCTACCGGCTTCCATTTCTGGATTACGTTCTTTGACAGAAATAAATATCTCTGGGCGCAATTTGTCTGAAGATGGAATTCCTATTGATCTTGGGAGTTTATCATCACTCTGGAATTTGGATTTATCAAGAAATAATTTCCATAACCTACCTGATTGCATCCGTCACCTTCCTAAATTGTACTTTTTGTGGTTGGGTGAGTGTACGACTCTTCAATCAATTTCTGGACTCCCTGCAAGTGTAGGCGTCTTGGATGCAAGTGGCTGCACATCAGTGGAAAGACTCTCAATTTTGCCGAACCATAAAAGTAGACAATTTTTTGTCCTTCGTAATTGCCACAAATTGACCGAGATTCAAGGCCTGGAGAATTTGGAATTTACTTCAATCATTCACACGGAAGGCTGTAACAATCTAGCATATGATTTTAGGAGTTATCTCCAg TGA
- the LOC133854822 gene encoding disease resistance protein RPV1-like isoform X1, whose product MDRQESQTTSSARPCLKRKLDPEFQGQDQARKILVVEDPNRDVQSNSTATSASFSRPHWNYDVFLSFRGETRKNFTDHLYSALVRVGIRTFRDDEELRRGKTISTELLNAIRGSRISIVVFSKGYASSRWCLDELVEIVHCRNTTGHTLLPLFYHVNPSDVRRQAGTFAEAFAKHEERFQTDMERVQRWRVALTEAANCSGWNLESLANGYESSFIEKIVAQVSCEVEPIGMNVARHPIGINYRVDRVKNLLNLGTSDVRIVGIYGMGGIGKTTIAKAAYNQICYGFEGSSCLLNIKEISEQPNGLVRLQEQLLCDILKMKDLKIDNVDRGINLIKKRIHGKKVLVVLDDVDDMKQLHALVGNAEWFGPGSRVIATTRDEHVLIKLGVHGKYKVEELGEEESLQLFNLNAFGMRHPKEDYLELSIGAMKYCRGLPLALEVLGSFLLGRSVGEWKSELEKLQKIPHHQIQEILRISLKSLDDGTMDIFLDIACFFIGMDKEYVIKILDGCGFFPVIGIIILAQRSLVTIDHGNKFRMHDLIRDMGREIIREKSPNLPGKRSRLWFREDVLNVLRKHTGSKTVEALILNFSVLEDVNLNTEAFANMKNLRLLQINAVHLTGSYEHLSKELRWLCWHKSSLTFLPQNFHLENLVILDMQHSNLKQVWKKNKIFNKLKVLNLSNSKYLTKSPDFSQVPQLEILILEGCISLVQVHESIGNLERLVSLNLEGCKNLRNLPRSISNLKSLETFNLSGCLKVDKLPEELGNMMALTKLLADGTAIKQLPFSFGLLKNLKTLLLSGFKEQSAKSWLSLLSSWMSQKSLNPVSLLPASISGLRSLTEINISGRNLSEDGIPIDLGSLSSLWNLDLSRNNFHNLPDCIRHLPKLYFLWLGECTTLQSISGLPASVGVLDASGCTSVERLSILPNHKSRQFFVLRNCHKLTEIQGLENLEFTSIIHTEGCNNLAYDFRSYLQCLSTMRDDQFRFICLPGSEVPNWFSHRRIGSSISFHVPSVSNGQILRLLVCAVYVANGVYNKMGGLTPHVIINNKTRCCEHILWLDLFPGPVSCEDHVFLYLTPLIRNEIEMESGDEIELSIEFWEAAKVNKCGIHLLVDVPNVMEECGSVVQYLDSDTAKDDAGHEEKVS is encoded by the exons TCAAACTCAACCGCCACTAGTGCCTCCTTTTCCAGACCCCATTGGAATTACGACGTCTTCCTGAGTTTTAGAGGTGAAACCCGCAAGAACTTCACCGATCACCTCTACTCCGCCTTGGTGCGAGTCGGAATTCGTACATTCCGAGATGATGAGGAGCTTCGAAGAGGAAAGACCATCTCTACCGAGCTACTCAATGCGATTCGTGGATCGAGGATTTCCATTGTGGTATTCTCTAAAGGCTATGCTTCTTCCCGGTGGTGCCTTGATGAACTTGTGGAGATCGTGCATTGTAGGAATACCACAGGCCACActcttcttcctttattttatcACGTGAACCCCTCGGATGTCCGAAGACAAGCCGGAACTTTTGCTGAAGCATTTGCTAAGCATGAAGAGCGGTTTCAGACTGATATGGAGAGAGTGCAGAGGTGGAGAGTAGCTCTTACTGAAGCTGCAAATTGTTCCGGCTGGAATTTGGAAAGTCTTGCAAATGG GTATGAATCAAGCTTCATTGAGAAGATTGTTGCACAAGTTTCCTGTGAAGTGGAACCCATTGGCATGAATGTTGCTAGACACCCAATAGGAATAAATTATCGTGTTGATCGggttaaaaatttattaaatcttGGAACAAGTGACGTTCGCATTGTAGGCATTTACGGGATGGGTGGAATAGGTAAAACAACCATCGCAAAAGCTGCCTATAACCAAATATGTTATGGATTTGAAGGAAGTAGTTGTCttttaaacattaaagaaaTTTCAGAACAGCCTAATGGTTTAGTTCGATTACAAGAACAACTTCTTTgtgatatattaaaaatgaagGATTTGAAGATCGACAATGTTGATCGAGGAATCAATTTGATTAAGAAAAGAATTCATGGAAAAAAAGTTCTTGTTGTTCTTGATGACGTGGATGACATGAAACAATTACACGCATTAGTCGGAAACGCAGAATGGTTTGGTCCGGGAAGTAGAGTCATTGCAACAACTAGAGATGAACATGTGCTAATTAAACTTGGCGTACACGGAAAATATAAGGTTGAAGAATTGGGAGAGGAGGAGTCTCTTCAACTTTTCAATTTGAATGCCTTCGGCATGCGTCATCCAAAAGAAGATTACTTGGAGCTTTCAATTGGTGCAATGAAGTATTGCAGAGGACTTCCATTAGCTCTTGAagttttgggttcttttttATTAGGAAGAAGTGTTGGTGAATGGAAAAGCGAattggaaaaattacaaaaaattccTCACCACCAGATTCAAGAAATACTTCGAATAAGTTTAAAATCACTAGATGATGGTACAATGGACATATTTCTTGATATTGCATGCTTTTTTATCGGTATGGATAAAGAATATGTCATCAAAATACTTGATGGATGTGGTTTCTTTCCGGTTATTGGTATCATTATTCTCGCTCAGAGATCCCTAGTGACAATTGATCATGGAAATAAGTTCAGGATGCATGATCTTATTCGAGATATGGGAAGGGAGATTATTCGTGAAAAGTCACCCAATTTGCCAGGAAAACGTAGTAGGTTGTGGTTTCGCGAGGACGTCTTAAATGTATTACGCAAGCATACG GGATCGAAAACAGTGGAGGCTCTCATCTTAAATTTCTCTGTACTTGAAGATGTAAATTTGAATACTGAAGCATTTGCAAATATGAAGAATTTGAGATTGCTACAAATCAATGCTGTACATCTCACAGGATCCTATGAACATCTCTCTAAAGAGCTAAGATGGCTTTGTTGGCATAAGTCCTCTTTGACATTTCTACCACAAAATTTTCATCTAGAGAACCTTGTTATTCTTGATATGCAACATAGTAATCTCAAACAAGTTTGGAAGAAGAACAAA aTATTCAACAAGTTGAAGGTCCTTAATCTCAGCAATTCCAAATATCTCACCAAATCACCAGACTTTTCTCAAGTGCCACAACTGGAAATACTAATACTTGAAGGTTGCATAAGCTTGGTTCAGGTTCATGAGTCCATTGGAAATCTGGAAAGACTCGTTTCGCTAAATTTAGAAGGATGTAAGAACTTGAGGAATCTTCCAAGAAGCATTTCTAATTTAAAATCTCTTGAAACTTTTAACTTGTCCGGCTGTTTAAAAGTTGACAAGTTACCAGAAGAATTGGGGAATATGATGGCTTTAACGAAATTGCTTGCGGATGGAACTGCTATTAAGCAACTACCATTCTCCTTTGGTCTTTTGAAGAATTTGAAAACTCTATTATTATCTGGATTTAAAGAACAATCCGCAAAATCTTGGTTGTCACTTCTCTCATCATGGATGTCACAAAAAAGCTTAAACCCAGTAAGTTTGCTACCGGCTTCCATTTCTGGATTACGTTCTTTGACAGAAATAAATATCTCTGGGCGCAATTTGTCTGAAGATGGAATTCCTATTGATCTTGGGAGTTTATCATCACTCTGGAATTTGGATTTATCAAGAAATAATTTCCATAACCTACCTGATTGCATCCGTCACCTTCCTAAATTGTACTTTTTGTGGTTGGGTGAGTGTACGACTCTTCAATCAATTTCTGGACTCCCTGCAAGTGTAGGCGTCTTGGATGCAAGTGGCTGCACATCAGTGGAAAGACTCTCAATTTTGCCGAACCATAAAAGTAGACAATTTTTTGTCCTTCGTAATTGCCACAAATTGACCGAGATTCAAGGCCTGGAGAATTTGGAATTTACTTCAATCATTCACACGGAAGGCTGTAACAATCTAGCATATGATTTTAGGAGTTATCTCCAg tgTCTGTCAACCATGCGCGATGATCAGTTTCGTTTCATTTGCCTCCCTGGTAGTGAGGTTCCAAATTGGTTTAGCCATCGGAGGATTGGGTCTTCGATATCCTTCCATGTACCTTCAGTTTCAAATGGTCAAATCCTTCGGTTGCTTGTTTGTGCTGTTTATGTAGCCAACGGAGTATACAATAAGATGGGTGGTCTTACTCCTCACGTGATAATCAATAATAAAACTAGATGCTGCGAGCACATTCTTTGGCTGGATCTCTTTCCTGGTCCTGTATCTTGTGAAGATCATGTCTTTCTATACCTGACGCCACTCATAAGAAATGAAATTGAGATGGAAAGTGGAGATGAAATTGAGTTGTCTATCGAATTTTGGGAAGCAGCTAAAGTGAACAAGTGTGGAATTCATCTGCTAGTTGATGTGCCAAATGTAATGGAAGAATGTGGAAGCGTGGTCCAATATCTCGATTCTGATACTGCTAAAGATGATGCTGGCCATGAAGAGAAGGTCTCTTAA